The genome window GATTCGTGACGAATGTCAGGCCTAGCGTGCGTCGAGCAGCTCGTCCTCGACGTCGGCGTCGCTGCGCTTGAGCGCCCGGCGGCGGGCCCGCTCGGCCGCGCGGGCCTGCTCGGCGGGATCGTGCTCGTTGCGCTTGCGGTACTCGGTGCGCAGAGCGTAGCCGAGACCGAAGAAGCCGATCAGGGCGAAGATGATCCACTGGATCATGTACGACCAGTGCAGGCCCTCGTCCTGGGTCGGCGGGTCGGTCACGGTCGGCGTCGGTGCGCTCGCCGGGCTCGGCTTCTGCGAGGCGAGGAGCCCGTACGCGCCGGTGTAGACGTCCGCGCCGTCGAGCTTCTGCTTGACGACGGACAGCTGGATCGTCCCCACCTGCATCCCCACGCCGGTGCGGCCCTGGATGGCCGGCTCGCTGGCCTTGAGCCGGGCGATCACCGTCACCGTTCCGGAGGGCGCGGGCGGGATGTGGTCGGGGGAGTCGGTGTTGTTGCCGGTGGGCACCCAGCCGCGGTCCACGATGAAGAGCGACCCGTCGGCGGTGCGCAGCGGGGTGAGGACCTCGAAGCCCGGGTTGCCGTTGAACGGGCGGTTCCGCGCCAGGATCTCCTTGTCCTTCTCGTAGGTGCCCGTGACGGTCACGCGCGTCCACTCCTGGGAGGGGGAGTAGGCGGTGAGCGAGGGGAGCTCCTGGTGGAGCGGGACCGGGTGCGAGTAGAAGTTCGCGGAGATCAGCG of Leifsonia shinshuensis contains these proteins:
- a CDS encoding SURF1 family cytochrome oxidase biogenesis protein, with amino-acid sequence MTADEPAPEQKPVGWSFAFSRRWFGYLAFAIVFAIACGFLSNWQLARSKEAAAANALISANFYSHPVPLHQELPSLTAYSPSQEWTRVTVTGTYEKDKEILARNRPFNGNPGFEVLTPLRTADGSLFIVDRGWVPTGNNTDSPDHIPPAPSGTVTVIARLKASEPAIQGRTGVGMQVGTIQLSVVKQKLDGADVYTGAYGLLASQKPSPASAPTPTVTDPPTQDEGLHWSYMIQWIIFALIGFFGLGYALRTEYRKRNEHDPAEQARAAERARRRALKRSDADVEDELLDAR